The Amycolatopsis sp. DG1A-15b genome contains the following window.
GGCCTGCGGGCAGAACGTCGCGTCGGCGCGGAAGGCCGCGCTGCCGTCCATCGGCTGACGCAGCAGCTGGTAGTTGTAGTGGCGCAGGAAGTCACCCGGGTAGTTGCGCGACTCGAACGACACGCACGACGGGTTCGCCAGGCCGCGGCGCACGATCCAGGAGGCGTCGTTCTTGTCCAGGGCGGAGCTGCCCGAGCCGACCACCGACGTGACGGCGTCGTCGAACTGGTGCCGGATGTACCGCGTGGTGCAGCACGCCGTCGTGGCGCGCAGCGAGATCGTCGATCCGGGGTTCAGCGTGCCGCCGGCCACCGGGCTCGGGCCGCCGTAGCCGACCGAGACGACGTTGGCCTGCACGGCGTTGTCGGCCGCGTCGGTCGGCAGCCCGCTGGTCATCACGCCTTCGAAGAACGACCCGATCGAGCCGTTGCTGTTGTCGCCGCCGGTGCCGAGGACGATCGAGCCCTCCTGCCGCATCGGCGAGTACCCCGGCTGGGTCGGTTCCGGTCCCGCGTAGCGCGTGGCGAGGCCGCCGGACTGGGCGTTGCCGTCCTTCGTGGCGAAGAAGTTCTGCCCGTTGTTCTTCAGCAGCGCGGTGACGAACGGCGCGGCGTTGCCGGTGTACGAACTGTTCTTGCTCGGCCCGGAGTCGGACTGGAACAGGCCGTTCTCCAGGTCGGCCTGCACCCACGGGCCCTGGCCGACGCACGGCGAGAACCAGCATTCGGTGCCGAAGTTGATCGCGTCCATGTGGCCGTTGCCGGTGTCGGCGATGGACACCTCGGCGTTGCCGTAGTCGAAGCAGCACCGGTTGTTGACGTGGGTTCCGGACGTCACCATGTACATGCCTTCGGCCTGGCCGTTCACGGCGACGCCCGCGGCCGAGGTGTGCCGGTAGCCCATGCGGCCGGAGAACGACGCGCCGTACACCGCGTGGCCGCCCGCGGTGACGGGCAGCGCGTCCGCGGGCACGCCGGAGTTCGCGGGGCCCGCCGCCCCGGCCGGTTCGATGAACAGGTCGTTGTGCCGGGGCGACTGGTCGTAGATGACGTTGATGACGCACGTCGAGCCGGCGCAGAAGGAGTCCTGCGTGGCCGCGTTGGCGTACCCGCCGGCGGCCAGCAGCCCGACGTTGGCGACGGCGCCGTCGGACGCCCGCTTCAGCTGGTACAGCGGACCGTTGTAGGACGAGTACAGCGCGCGGGTGGTGCTGTGCGCGGCCACGCAGGGGGTGCCCGCGGCGCCGTAGATGTCGCACGGCAGGGAGGTGGCGGCCCCGGCTTGACCGGCGTTCAGGACGGTGGCGGCGAGCACCAGCACCCCACCGGTCAGCAGTGATGCAGTTTTCCGAGCGAACATGAAAACCTCTCCGTTTCGAGGGTGGAGACCCGGGAAAAAGGCAGGGCGAAACGATTCCGGGATGCCGGCGTGCAGAATCGTACGGGCATGCGGAATGCGGGGAATGACGGTGGGGGATCGGTCGGCCGGGCCCGTGATCAGGGGCGGAGCGAGGGCTCAGGGCGAACCGGCGACGACGGGCAGCATGAAAACCTCCCTGCGGCGTTGCAAGGTGTTAGCGCTAACATTTGTGCTGGAGAGAGCTTAGACGGTGAGTTCCGCGTTTGGCAACAGACGTCGTCGAATCGTCGATCGGCTCTTCGGTGGCCGCGTTCGAAGGCATTCGGAAATCTCCGGCGAATCGGGCAACGGTGTCCACTGTGGACGCCCGGGGAGGGCTTGACACCCGCCGGTGGTCATTCATACATTCGGTGTCTCTTTGTATGAATGACGGGAGTTGATCCGCATGCGGCTCGGCAAGACCGCCGTCGTCCTCGGAGGCAGTGCCGCCGGTCTCTGCGCGGCCGGCGCGCTGGCCCCGCACTTCGACCGGGTGCTGGTGCTGGAACGCGACGAACTGCCCGACGGGGCCGAACACCGCCGGGGCGTACCGCAGAGCAAGCACCCGCACTTCCTGCTCAACTCGGGCCGGCGCGCGATCGGCGCGCTGTTCCCCGGCTTCGAGGACGACCTCATCGCGGCGGGCGGGCTGCTGCTGATGCCGTCCATGGACGCCGCCTACCTCGACGGGCCGGGCTGGTCGGCGCGCAAGCGCAGCGCCATGACGATGGTCTACGGCTCGCGGATCCTCATCGAGCGCGTACTGCGGGACAAGGTGCGGGAGCTGGCCAACGTGGTCGTCCGCGAAGGGGTCGCCGTGCGCGGCCTGACCACCGCGGACGGGGAGATCACCGGCGTCGGCTTCACCGCGGCCGACGGCGAGGAGCACGTCGACGCCGACTTCGTCGTGGACGCCATGGGCCGCGGGTCCCCGGTCGCCGGCTGGCTGGCGGCGGCCGGCTGGCCCGAGCCGGAAGTGCAGACGCTGGACGCCAAGGTCACCTACACCTCGCGCTGGTACGACCTGCCAGCCGAACGCCCCGCGTCCTGGTGGTGGCGGCACCTGGTGATCATGCCGACGCCGGACAAGGGCGAGCACCCCGCCGAGCACGAGTTCCTGGTCAACCTCTTTCCGATCGAGGGCAACCGCGTCATCGCCTGCATGGGGTCGTGGGGACTGGAGATGCCCAGCACCACCGACGCGTTCGTCGAGACGGCGCGCCGGGTGCGGACGCCGTTGTTCGCCGACGCCATGGACCGGTGCGCCCCCGCCTCGCCGGTCCACCTCACCCGCTCGACCGGCAACAAGTGGCGGCGCTACGACCGCCTGCGCACCCCGCCGCGTCGCTTGGCCTTCGTCGGCGACTCGATCTGCGCGTTCAACCCCTTCTACGCCCAGGGCATCAGTTCCGCGTCGGCTTCGGCCCTGCTGCTGCGCGAGCACCTGTCCCGGGCCGGACGGCTCGACGCGAGGTTCTCCGCCCGCTTCTTCGCCGCGCAACGCGGATTGCTGCGCGTGCCGTGGCGCCTGGCGATGGCCAGGGACCAGGGGTACGCGTGCGCGGTGGGCACCGAACAGCTGCCGGAGTGGCGGCGGCGCATCGTCGCGGCCGTGTCGGCGCCCGCGTTCAGCCTCGTCGTCGGCGCCGCCCGGGAGGACCCGGTGGTCGACGAGCACTTCGCCAAGGTGTTCAACCTGGACGAGTCGCTGGGGCAGATGCTGCGCAACCCGCGGGTGCTCGCCGGCCTGGTGCGCTACCGCGTCCGCGCGGCGCTGGGCCGGCACCGCGTGCCGTTCGGGTTCGACCCCCAGACCGAGCCGCCGGCCACGGACTACTCGACGGCGACGGCGACCGCGCGATGAGCACGACGTGCGGGCCGGACGCCGAATCCGTCACCCGCGGTCTCGGCTTCGACTGCCACGACGTCTCGCCGGTGGTTTCGGTCCGGCCGCCGTGGGCGCTCGCCCACTGGACGATGCCGCTGCTGGAACTGCTGATCGTCGGCGGCGCGGTGTTCGCTCTGGTGCACGCCCTCCGCCGTCGCCGCGAGGGCGATCCGGTGAACCTGGCGCTGTGGTGGGCTTCGCTGGTCTACCTCTTCGTCACCGAGCCGCCGCTGTACTTCCCGGAGTGGTTCGGGCTCGACCGGCTGTACGGCTTCATCTTCGCCCACAACCGGTTCACGGTGCAGTTCATGGCGGACCGGTTGCCGCTCTACATCGTGGCGTTCTACCCGGCGTTCAGCCAGCTCGCCTACGAGGTCGTGCGCTCACTGGGGCTCTTCCGGCGCGGTGCGCTGCGGGGCTCGGTGGCCGTGGCCTTCGTCTGCCAGGTGTTCTACGAAGTCTTCGACCACCTCGGCCCGCAGCTGAAGTGGTGGGCCTGGAACCCGGGCAACACGATCGTCAACCGGCCGGCGCTGGCGTCGGTGCCGCTGAACAGCATGCTGCTGTTCGCTTCCGTTTCGATGGCCGCCATGACCTACCTCGTCGTGCGCCTGACCGGCGGCCCGCCGCGGCGCCGGCTGGTGCCGCGGACGCTGCTGGCGGGCGTCCTCACGCCGCCGACCATGGCGATCGCCGGGATCCCGTCGAGCTTCGCCGGCGAGAACGCAGGCGCGCGGGCGTGGATCCTCGGCGTCGAACTGGGTCTGCTGTGGGTGGCCGGCGTGTGGATCCTCGTGGCGCACCTGCGTTCCGGCGAACCGGGTGAACCCCGGTCGGCCTTCACCCGCTTCTATCCGGCGGTTTACCTGGGCGGGATGGCGGTGTTCTGGCTCGGGACCCTTCCGGCTCACCTGGCCGCGAAGGACGGCGTCACCGCGGACGGCACCCCGATCGGCAGCGGGTGGTACGCGCTCGCCTGCTTCGCCGGGGCCGGCCTGCTGCTGCTCGCGCTGTCCCGGCGGGACCGCGCCCCTGCCCCGGCCTGAGCGGCCGTTCTCGGGGAAGATGGCGGCATGGGGCACCACGGATGGCAGGGCAACCCGCCCGGCACCGAAGACGAGGCACGCCGCCGGATCGTCGAAGCGGCGACGGCGTGCCTCGACCGGGCCGGGCTGGCCAAGACGAGCCTCTCCGACGTCGCCGCCGAGGCGGGCGTCACCCGGCAGACCGTCTACCGCTACTTCCCGGGCCTGAAGGACATCCTGCGGGCCGTCGCGCTGGCCGGGGTCGAGGAGTTCGCCGGGCGGATGGAGCGGCACCTGGCCACGTCCGGCACGGCGGCCGAAGCCGCGGTGGAATCCGTGGTGTTCGCCGTCCGGACGCTCCCCGGGGAGCCGCACATGGGGCTGCTCCTGCAGGCGGGCGAAGCGGACTTCTTCACCGACGGCGTCATTTCGCCCCTGGCGTTTTCGTACGGCGCGCGGATCCTCCGCAACCTGCCGGTCGACTGGGCGGCCGCCGGTATCGCGACCGATGAGGAGCTCCAAGGGCTCGCCGAGGTCCTGATGCGGCTGTTCCTGTCGTTCCTGCAGTACCCCTCGACACCGCCGCTCGGCGACGACGAGCTGCGTGCCCTGGTCCGCCGCTGGATCGGACCGGCGCTGCGCGGGTGAGGCGCCCGGCCGGTTTCCGGAAACCGTGCGCTGAATGCGCTGACAATTCATGACAACGCGGGAAGTGTGATGCCTCCCACGTCCCCCGGGAATGCCGACGGCGGTGGCGAGGGTGTTCAGCCCTCGCCACCGCCGCTGCGGTGATCTCTCCCCAGTGATCTCCCGGCCACCGCGTCACTACTTCTTCGCGGCGGCGACCTTCTTGCGCGGCGCGCGCTTGCGCGGCGGGGCGGCGGGCGCCTCGGCCTCTTCGACCTGGGCCTGCTCGTAGGCGGCGATCACCTCGGAGGACAGCCGGCCCCGCTCGGAGACCTCGTAGCCGTTCGCGTTGGCCCAGGCGCGGATCTGCTGGTTGCGCTCGCGGTCGGTGGTGCTGGTCGTGGTCGACTGCCCGGTGGCGACGCGGACCTTGCGGCCGCCGATGCGCCGGCCGGCCGCGATGTAGCGGGCCAGTTCGTCGCGCAGGGCGCCGGCGTTCTCGTCCGAAAGGTCGATTTCGTAGGTGACGCCGTCGAGGCCGAACTGAACGGTCTGGGCAGCGGTGCTGCCGTCGATGTCGTCCAGGATCTCGACGAGGACTTTCTGGGCCACGGGAATGCTCCTCAGCTGGATGTGCGTCCGGGGGAACGCGACGTGTGACAAGTTGCACAATGGTCGGCGTTCTTCGGTCGAGTGTATCCACCCGAGGAGAGGTACGGCAATTTCCTCCTGGTTTACGCGGAACGGCGGCGGCCCGGGGTGGTCCTGATAGGACCGGCCACCGCCGTTCCGGCCGGGCCGCGGCTTTCGCCCGGCGACGGCGGCGCGGCGGCAATACCGGCGGAAATGACGCCGGGAATCTACGTTCCGGACGGCGTGGAGCCCTGCTCGCCGTGGTGGTAGGGCGGATCCGTCTCGAGCGCCTCGTCGGCGGCCCCTTCGGCGGGATCGGCCAGGTGGGCCTCCGCGGCGGCTTCTTTCGCCTCTTTGATGAGCTGCCGGCTGTGGGCGAGGTCCGCTTCGGGCCGGTTTTCGTTCTCCGTCATCGCGACTCCTTGCCGTCGGATTGCGTTCTCTGCCCCGACGGCTACCCGCGAAGGCCCGAACGCAACCGTCGGCGGCCGGGGGTGGAAAGGGCCGCGGGGCGTTCACCCCAACGAGTGCCGCGGTGAATTGTTCGGCGGCTGGCGGCGGATCGGGTGAGCCGGTGACCGGGACCGGTTCCGTGCTGCGCGAGGGCGGGGAATTGCGAGGTGGGTCCCGTTGCCGATGTCCTGTGTGGTGGCGCCGCGTCCGGGCCGTGGGCGGTGCACAGCGTTCAAGCCGCCGGAGAGTGGCGCGAGGCGGATCGGCGGTCGGGAAGGCGAAGGCCCGCGCGGCAAGCCGTGAGCGGCGATCTCAGCCTGGCTCGGGTGTGAACGGTCCGCGGTGGTCCAGCGTGGCGTGGCGGGGTGAGTGGGTTCACCGGCCCCGGAACGCCGGAAGGGCCCCGCACCAGGCAGGTGCGGGGCCCTTCCGATCGTCGCCAGGGGTGTTACTTCTTCTTGGCGGCGGAGGTGCGCTTGGCCGGGGCCTTGGCAGCGGCCGGCTTCTTGGCCGCGGCGGTCTTGGTCGCGGCCGGCTTGGCGGCCGCGGTCTTGGCCCGCGTGGTGGTCGCCTTCGCCGTGGTGGCCTTGGCCGCCGTGGTCTTCGCCGCGGCGGCCTTCGGGGCCGCCTTGGTGGCGGTGGTGGCCTTGGCGGCCGGCTTCGCCGCGGTGGCGCGGGTCCGCGTGGTGGTCGAGCGCGTGGTGGCCGGCTTGGCCGCCGCCGCGCGGGTGGTGCGGGTCGTCGTCGCCTTGGCCGGCGCGGCGGCCGCGGCGGTCTTGGTGGCGGTCGCCCGCGTGCTGGTGGTGGCGGCGGTGGCGCGCTTCACCGGGGTCGCCTTGGGCAGCTTCTTGGTGCCGGAGATGACGTCCTTGAAGGTGGTGCCGGCGCGGAAGGCGGGCACGTTGGTCTTCTTGACGCGGACGGCCTCACCGGTGCGCGGGTTGCGGGCGGTGCGAGCGGCGCGGGCGCGCTTCTCGAACACCCCGAAGCCGGTGATGTTGACCTTTTCGCCCTTGTTGACCGTCCGGATGATGATGTCCACCAGACCGTCAACGGCCTGCGAAGCCACCTTCTTGTCGCCCAGACGCTCCGACAGCGCCTCGATCAGCTGGGCCTTGTTCGTCATTCCAGTCCTCCATAGTGGAACTACTAGTCACGGCCCATCTCGGCCGACACTGCACACGGTATTACCAATACCGCACAAAATCCAACCGGGGGTCGAAATATTTCCTTGTGCGGGGGCGGGTTCCGCCTCCGCAGAGCCCCTCGCCGGACGCCGCCCGGTGCGCGGCCCGGACTCCCGCCACGCCTCTGATCAGGCAAAACCCGGTGGGGGAGCCGTCCACAGTGGTCGTCCATATAGGACCCGAGGCCCTTCCGGAGAACTTTTCCCGCGACACGCCGGTCCGGGGTGTCGCGGCGTGTGGGGGAGCCCACCCGGACCCGATCCCGCGCAACGGCGGGGGATCGCGGCCCGCCCCCGAGGCGCCTCTGGGGCCCTCCCGGCGCCGCTTCGCCGTGGAGCCAGGGGGAAGCGGCGCCCGTAACGCCCCGCCCGCCCGGCGCGACCCCTGGGCACGGCGTTGCGGCGCAACCGGTACGCCCGGCGCAGGGGTCGCCGGAATGCCTGTGGCGGGGACGAAAGACCCTCCCCGAAGGGTGAGCTCACTCGTTCGGCGCAGTCTTGGCCTGCGGCGACGCGGTGGCGGCAACGGTGGCGGCAAGGCCGTGTTGGGCGCGGGACTGTCGGTCCCGCGGGCTAGTCTGCCGCGGGAGGAAGCGCCGGGTGAGACAGGGAGAACCGTGGACCAGGAGACGCTCACCACCGTGGTCGGCCGGGTGGCCGGCACCGAGGACTCGACGCCGCTGCAGTTCTGCGTGGCCATCGATCAGGACGCCTATCTGCAGCTCGACGACGTCGTCGTGACCCGGCGGGAACTCCCGGGGCTCGGCGAAGTCACCTCCTACGGCGTCGTGACCCAGGTGACCGCGCGGCACGAAGGCGCCAGCTTCGGCAGCGACGTCTTCCTGATCTCCGACGGGGTCCTGCCCGCCCAGGTGCAGGAGATCGCCGAGATCGCCACCACCCGCGTCGAGCCCGAGTGCTACGTGCCGCCGAGGCCGGGCAGCCGGGTCGAGCGGGCCGTGGGAGAGGATCGCGCGCAGGCGCTGTACTTCGACAACATGACCCGCCAAGTGGCGGTCGGCCTCGGCCGGGACGGCGAACCCGTCTACCTCAACATGGACTTCCTCGACGGCACCCGCGGCGCGCACGTCAGCATCAGCGGTGTCTCCGGCGTGGCCACGAAGACGTCGTTCGCGTTGTTCCTGCTGCACTCGATCTTCCGCGGCGGCGCCCTGCCGAACGCCCACAACGCCAAGGCCCTCGTCTTCTCGGTCAAGGGCGAGGACCTGCTGTTCCTCGACACCCCGAACGTCCACCTCGACGAGAAGCTCAAGGCCGAGTACGCCAAGCTCGGCCTGCCCGCCGAGCCCTTCGCCTCGACCGGGTTCTTCGCACCGCCGACACCGTCGGACACCACGGGCAAGCCTCACGTGACCGGGCGGACCTCGGGTGTCGGCGCGTTCTGGTGGACCATCGCGGAGTTCTGCGCCAAGGACCTGCTGCCCTACGTCTTCGCCGACGCCGAGGACGAGCGCAACCAGTACACGATGGTCATCCACCAGGTCGCGAACCGCTTGCGCCTCGACAGCACCCCGGCGGGCAAGGACGGCGCGGCGAACGTCGACGGTGTCCTGTGCCGCACCTACGCCGAGCTCGTCGACGTCATCTGCGAGCGCGTCACCGACGAGGAAACCCGCGCGAGCTGGGCGGGTGCGGTCACCGGCGCGGGCACCGTCAACGCCTTCATCCGCCGCCTGCGCTCGAGCCAGCGCGCGCTGTCCGGCCTCATCCGCGGCGACCTCGCCGACCACCCCGCGCGCCAGCTGTCCACGGAGAACCAGCAGGTGACCGTGGTGGACATCCACAACCTCGTCGAGCGGGCGCAGCGGTTCGTCGTCGGCGTGACGCTCGCCGCGGAGACCGCGCGCAAGGAGGCGGCCGGCCCGGGCGGGCTGTTGTTCACCATGCTGGACGAGCTCAACAAGTACGCGCCGCGGGAAGGCAGCAGCCCGATCAAGGAGGTGCTGCTGGACATCGCCGAGCGCGGCCGCTCCCTCGGCGTCATCCTGATCGGCGCGCAGCAGACCGCCAGCGAGGTCGAGCGCCGGATCGTCAGCAACAGCTCGGTCCGCATCGTCGGCCGCCTCGACGCCGCCGAGGCGTCGCGGCCCGAGTACGGCTTCCTCCCGGCCAGCCAGCGCGTCCGCGCGACCCTGGCCACGCCGGGCACGATGTTCGTGAGCCAGCCGGAGATCCCGGTGCCGATCGCCGTCGGCTTCCCGTTCCCCGCCTGGGCCACGCGGCTTTCCGAGGCCGGGACGATCCCGACGACCACAACAGGGCTGTCTACGTCGAAGAAGAGTGATCCCTTCGCCGGGCTGCCCACGCGCGGCAGCGACCCCTTCGGTGACGACCCGCCGCCGTTCTGAGCCTGACCGCCCACCACCCGAACGGAAGGACGAAGGGTGAAGTTCCTGCACACCTCCGACTGGCACATCGGCAAGACGCTCAAGGGGCGCAACCGCCTCGACGAGCAGCGGGCCGTGCTCGCCGAGATCGTCCGGATCGCGCGGGACGGGCAGTTCGACGCGATCCTCGTCGCCGGTGACCTCTACGAGACGTCGGCGCCGTCGGCGGCCGCGCAGGAACTCGTGGTGCGGGCGCTGATGGCGCTGCGCGAAACCGGTGCCGAGGTGCTCGCCATCGCCGGGAACCACGACCACGCCGCGACGTTCGAGGCGTACCGCCCGCTGCTGCGGGCCGCGGGCATCCAGCTCACCGGCGATCCCCGCCCGGTCCACGACGGCGGTGTCGTCTCGTTCGACGCGCGTTCGACGGGCGAGCGCGTCAACGTCGCCGTGCTGCCCTTCCTTTCCCAGCGCTACGCGGTCCGCGCCGCGGAGCTGCTCGCCGGGACCCCGGCCGACAACGTCGGCGAGTACGACCAGCGCGTGCGCGACATCCTGGAACACCTCAAGACGGGGTTCACCCCCGGCGCGGTGAACCTCGTCATGGCGCACCTGACGGTGACCGGCGGGACGATGGGCGGCGGGGAACGCGCGGCGCAGTCCATCTTCGAGTACCACGTGCCCGCGACGGCGTTCGGCGCCGACCCGCACTACGTGGCGCTGGGCCACCTGCACCGGCGCCAGTCGCTGCCCGCCGCGTGCCCGGTGCACTACAGCGGTTCGCCGTTCGCCGTCGACTTCGGCGAGCAGGACAACACCAGTGTGGTGCTGTCGGTCGAGGTGAGTCCCACCACGCCGGCGAAGATCACCGACATCCCGCTGACCGCCGGGCGGAAGCTGCGCACGGTCCACGGCACGGTGGCGGAACTGACCGGCCGCGCCGCGGAGTTCGGCGAGGACTACCTCCGCGTCTACCTCCGCGAAGCGACCAGGGCCGGGCTGCGGGAGGAGATCCAGGAAGCCCTGCCGAACGCCCTGGAAATCCGCATCGACCCGGAGTTCGCCGCGCCGGTGACGACCTCGGGCCGCGACCGCGCGATCGCGGACCGTTCGCCCGGCGAGCTGTTCGCGAACTACTGCGCAGAACGAACCGTCGAGGACAAGCGCGTGCAAGCGCTCTTCGCGCGGCTGCACGACGAAGAGACGAGCGGGGTGTGACATGCGGCCAGTGCTGCTGGAGATGACCGGCTTCGCGTCCTTCCGCGAGAAGACCGAAGTCAGCTTCGAAGACACCGATTACTTCGCGCTCGTCGGGCCGACCGGCGCGGGCAAGAGCACGGTCATCGACGCGCTCACGTTCGCGTTGTACGGCTCCGTCGCCCGCTGGGACCACGAAGGCCTCGTCGCGCCCGCGCTCGCGCCGACGGTGAACCGCGCGACCGTGCGGCTGGTCTTCGACGCAGGCGGCGCGCGCTACCACGTAGTGCGGGAAGTCCGGCGCAGCGGCGGCAAGAAACCCACGGTCAGCGTCAAGAACGTCCGCCTGGAACGGCTGATCGACCCGGCCGCGCTCGGCGGCTCCGAGGACGAAGCCGACGCCGTTGCCGCGGACTCCGAAGTGACCCCCGCGGTCGAACGCCTGCTCGGGTTGACGTTCAAGCACTTCTGCACCTGCGTGGCGCTGCCCCAGGGCGACTTCGCGGAGTTCCTGCACGCGAAGGCCGCCGACCGCCAGAAGATCCTCATCAAGCTGCTGGGCCTGGAGGTCTACGAGCGGATCGGCCGCCGGGCCGGGGTGACGGCGGAGCAGCAGAAGCAGCGCGCCGCCGTCCTCACCGAACAGCTCGGCAGCTACGCCGACGCCACCGAAGAAGCCGTCGCCGAACACGCTGCCCGCATGACGGCGCTCGCGGAGCTGGACGCGCGGGTGAACGCGGCCCTGCCGGGGTTGAACGACGCCACCCGCGCGCACGACGAAGCCCGGCAACGCGTCGCCACGCTCACGGCGGAACTGAAAGTCCTCGACGCTGTAGAACGACCGGACGGCGTCGAAGACCTCGAAACCCGGCGTCGCGACGCGGCGGCCGCGGCCACGGCCACCCGGGGCGCGTTGGAGACGGCGGAAACGGCGGACGAAGCGGCCCGCACCGCCCTCGCCGCGGCGCCCGCGCGCAGTGAACTGGAACGGATCCGCGCCGACCGCACCGAGCTCGAGGCGACCGAGACGGCCCTCCCGCGGCTCGAAGAGGCGGCGAAAGCGGCGGCGCAGGCCAAAGACGCCGCCGCCGTCGCGGTCACCGAAGCCCTCTCCGTCGCCGAGGTGGCCCGGAAGAACCGGGACTCGACGGCCCGCGCCGCGGAGGACGCCGCCGCGGAAGCCGGGCGGGCCCGTCAGGACCGCGACCGGCTGGCCGGCCTGCGCCCGCCCGCGGATCTCGGGG
Protein-coding sequences here:
- a CDS encoding alpha-L-arabinofuranosidase B, producing MFARKTASLLTGGVLVLAATVLNAGQAGAATSLPCDIYGAAGTPCVAAHSTTRALYSSYNGPLYQLKRASDGAVANVGLLAAGGYANAATQDSFCAGSTCVINVIYDQSPRHNDLFIEPAGAAGPANSGVPADALPVTAGGHAVYGASFSGRMGYRHTSAAGVAVNGQAEGMYMVTSGTHVNNRCCFDYGNAEVSIADTGNGHMDAINFGTECWFSPCVGQGPWVQADLENGLFQSDSGPSKNSSYTGNAAPFVTALLKNNGQNFFATKDGNAQSGGLATRYAGPEPTQPGYSPMRQEGSIVLGTGGDNSNGSIGSFFEGVMTSGLPTDAADNAVQANVVSVGYGGPSPVAGGTLNPGSTISLRATTACCTTRYIRHQFDDAVTSVVGSGSSALDKNDASWIVRRGLANPSCVSFESRNYPGDFLRHYNYQLLRQPMDGSAAFRADATFCPQAGKNGQGTSFASFNYPDRFLRHYDNTVYIASNGGPDAFDATASWADDVSWAVTAPWAP
- a CDS encoding ATP-binding protein, translated to MDQETLTTVVGRVAGTEDSTPLQFCVAIDQDAYLQLDDVVVTRRELPGLGEVTSYGVVTQVTARHEGASFGSDVFLISDGVLPAQVQEIAEIATTRVEPECYVPPRPGSRVERAVGEDRAQALYFDNMTRQVAVGLGRDGEPVYLNMDFLDGTRGAHVSISGVSGVATKTSFALFLLHSIFRGGALPNAHNAKALVFSVKGEDLLFLDTPNVHLDEKLKAEYAKLGLPAEPFASTGFFAPPTPSDTTGKPHVTGRTSGVGAFWWTIAEFCAKDLLPYVFADAEDERNQYTMVIHQVANRLRLDSTPAGKDGAANVDGVLCRTYAELVDVICERVTDEETRASWAGAVTGAGTVNAFIRRLRSSQRALSGLIRGDLADHPARQLSTENQQVTVVDIHNLVERAQRFVVGVTLAAETARKEAAGPGGLLFTMLDELNKYAPREGSSPIKEVLLDIAERGRSLGVILIGAQQTASEVERRIVSNSSVRIVGRLDAAEASRPEYGFLPASQRVRATLATPGTMFVSQPEIPVPIAVGFPFPAWATRLSEAGTIPTTTTGLSTSKKSDPFAGLPTRGSDPFGDDPPPF
- a CDS encoding TetR/AcrR family transcriptional regulator, with translation MGHHGWQGNPPGTEDEARRRIVEAATACLDRAGLAKTSLSDVAAEAGVTRQTVYRYFPGLKDILRAVALAGVEEFAGRMERHLATSGTAAEAAVESVVFAVRTLPGEPHMGLLLQAGEADFFTDGVISPLAFSYGARILRNLPVDWAAAGIATDEELQGLAEVLMRLFLSFLQYPSTPPLGDDELRALVRRWIGPALRG
- a CDS encoding HU family DNA-binding protein, which codes for MTNKAQLIEALSERLGDKKVASQAVDGLVDIIIRTVNKGEKVNITGFGVFEKRARAARTARNPRTGEAVRVKKTNVPAFRAGTTFKDVISGTKKLPKATPVKRATAATTSTRATATKTAAAAAPAKATTTRTTRAAAAKPATTRSTTTRTRATAAKPAAKATTATKAAPKAAAAKTTAAKATTAKATTTRAKTAAAKPAATKTAAAKKPAAAKAPAKRTSAAKKK
- a CDS encoding Lsr2 family protein; this translates as MAQKVLVEILDDIDGSTAAQTVQFGLDGVTYEIDLSDENAGALRDELARYIAAGRRIGGRKVRVATGQSTTTSTTDRERNQQIRAWANANGYEVSERGRLSSEVIAAYEQAQVEEAEAPAAPPRKRAPRKKVAAAKK
- a CDS encoding exonuclease SbcCD subunit D — protein: MKFLHTSDWHIGKTLKGRNRLDEQRAVLAEIVRIARDGQFDAILVAGDLYETSAPSAAAQELVVRALMALRETGAEVLAIAGNHDHAATFEAYRPLLRAAGIQLTGDPRPVHDGGVVSFDARSTGERVNVAVLPFLSQRYAVRAAELLAGTPADNVGEYDQRVRDILEHLKTGFTPGAVNLVMAHLTVTGGTMGGGERAAQSIFEYHVPATAFGADPHYVALGHLHRRQSLPAACPVHYSGSPFAVDFGEQDNTSVVLSVEVSPTTPAKITDIPLTAGRKLRTVHGTVAELTGRAAEFGEDYLRVYLREATRAGLREEIQEALPNALEIRIDPEFAAPVTTSGRDRAIADRSPGELFANYCAERTVEDKRVQALFARLHDEETSGV
- a CDS encoding FAD-dependent monooxygenase — translated: MRLGKTAVVLGGSAAGLCAAGALAPHFDRVLVLERDELPDGAEHRRGVPQSKHPHFLLNSGRRAIGALFPGFEDDLIAAGGLLLMPSMDAAYLDGPGWSARKRSAMTMVYGSRILIERVLRDKVRELANVVVREGVAVRGLTTADGEITGVGFTAADGEEHVDADFVVDAMGRGSPVAGWLAAAGWPEPEVQTLDAKVTYTSRWYDLPAERPASWWWRHLVIMPTPDKGEHPAEHEFLVNLFPIEGNRVIACMGSWGLEMPSTTDAFVETARRVRTPLFADAMDRCAPASPVHLTRSTGNKWRRYDRLRTPPRRLAFVGDSICAFNPFYAQGISSASASALLLREHLSRAGRLDARFSARFFAAQRGLLRVPWRLAMARDQGYACAVGTEQLPEWRRRIVAAVSAPAFSLVVGAAREDPVVDEHFAKVFNLDESLGQMLRNPRVLAGLVRYRVRAALGRHRVPFGFDPQTEPPATDYSTATATAR